In Lates calcarifer isolate ASB-BC8 linkage group LG21, TLL_Latcal_v3, whole genome shotgun sequence, a single window of DNA contains:
- the chchd2 gene encoding coiled-coil-helix-coiled-coil-helix domain-containing protein 2, with translation MPRGSRSRTSRMPPPASRAPPSPPPMARAAPPPPSVPMQAPPSAVGAPAAAPRQPGMFAQMASTAAGVAVGSAVGHTIGHAMTGGFSGGHSEPARPDVTYQEPYQAQPMYQQQPQSMYQQEAPQQQQACSYELKQFIECAQNQSDLKLCEGFGEVLKQCRFANGLS, from the exons ATGCCGAGAGGAAGCAGAAGCCGGACATCCAGGATGCCCCCTCCAGCCAG TCGGGCACCGCCATCACCACCACCTATGGCCAGGGCTGCACCCCCTCCCCCCAGTGTTCCAATGCAGGCTCCTCcgtctgctgtgggtgctccaGCCGCAGCACCCAGGCAGCCGGGTATGTTTGCCCAGATGGCGTCTACAGCTGCAGGTGTGGCAGTGGGCTCTGCTGTAGGACACACCATCGGCCACGCCATGACTGGAGGCTTCAGTGGAGGACACTCAGAGCCTGCCAGGCCTGACGTCACATACCAG GAGCCGTACCAGGCTCAGCCCATGtaccagcagcagccacagtccATGTACCAGCAGGAggctcctcagcagcagcaggcatgCTCCTATGAGCTCAAACAGTTCATTGAGTGCGCCCAAAACCAGAGCGACCTCAAACTGTGCGAGGGCTTTGGTGAAGTGCTGAAACAGTGCAGGTTCGCTAATG GTCTGTCTTGA
- the im:7138535 gene encoding protein FAM98B: MSVCCLPVPVTMERSVETVSAIKALGYPGGSCLTRCKCDELPCPLLTWLSEELRTTCPELRDSGGTGDVLLMGELRNLLSDMSSPLTVLASEVLEPSGLNKVTEFLVSELQAAHMIKHKESHPEDKTPGEESEKEQRVKDHSQELTEFCEDDDDSDKDRRKAEAQAEWILLLHALDMDTTSQFADVMSEVEARLARLPGGGIMDSLLNTSLSSEQWVQVKKINQHLSKDYHCRRQMMIKRFQVTLESFAWGEKQKERSAVLASVPPLASFACSSRVSPSLLLAAREDQSFIEPIKAGTGTAVYKIRMGSVPDRGGRPGEIEPPMPMWGERRTQGNRSGRGSGHHQRRKFSDKKKKGKKE, encoded by the exons ATGTCAGTTTGTTGTTTACCAGTACCAGTAACTATGGAGAGAAGCGTGGAGACAGTTTCAGCCATTAAAGCTTTAGG GTACCCGGGCGGGTCCTGCCTGACACGGTGCAAATGTGACGAGCTTCCCTGTCCGCTGCTCACCTGGCTGTCTGAAGAGCTGAGAACCACCTGTCCGGAGCTCCGAG ACTCGGGTGGGACAGGTGACGTCTTGCTCATGGGAGAGCTGAGAAATTTACTATCGGACATGTCCTCTCCCCTCACTGTGCTGGCTTCAGAGGTGCTGGAGCCATCTGGTCTAAACAAAGTCACTG AGTTCCTTGTGTCAGAATTGCAAGCAGCTCACATGATCAAGCATAAGGAATCACATCCTGAGGACAAGACGCCAGGAGAGGAGTCTGAAAAAGAGCAGCGGGTTAAAGATCACAGCCAGGAACTCACTGAGTTttgtgaggatgatgatgattctgacaaagacagaaggaaGGCTGAGGCGCAGGCAGAGTGGATATTACTGCTGCATGCTCTTGACATGGACACCACCTCTCAGTTTGCAGATGTGATGAGTGAA GTGGAGGCCAGGCTTGCTCGTCTACCAGGTGGAGGCATCATGGACTCTCTTCTTAACACCAGCCTCAGCTCAGAGCAGTGGGTA CAAGTTAAAAAGATCAATCAACATCTGTCAAAGGACTATCATTGTCGACGGCAAATGATGATTAAGCGATTTCAGGTTACACTTGAGTCGTTTGCATGGGGCGAAAAACAAAAG GAGCGCAGTGCAGTGCTTGCCTCAGTGCCTCCTCTTGCATCCTTCGCCTGCTCTTCCCGAGTGTCCCCGTCTCTTCTGCTTGCTGCCAGAGAGGATCAGTCCTTCATTGAGCCAATAAAGGCTGGAACAGGCACAGCAGTGTACAAG ATACGAATGGGCAGCGTACCTGACAGAGGAGGACGACCAGGGGAAATTGAACCACCGATGCCGATGTGGGGAGAGCGAAGGACGCAAGGAAACCGGTCGGGAAGAGGAAGTGGACACCATCAACGGCGTAAATTTTCagataagaaaaagaaagggaaaaaagagtaG
- the si:ch211-235m3.5 gene encoding BICD family-like cargo adapter 1: MDRLDEWSFKSKKMDLEEDFYFDYGAEEITDYQDPNELLAALKQKEEEVILAAQLGNALLLENRQLKEQSEKLHDQYADKLEELEQGRHELRLKLEGCQSQWESQVLDLERDVRDLSAQVERLTQALSEAERDKSRAQLEHSEHTQRLREELNTAMEVERAMSSELQALKQELQQKGSHNRPQDEELISAMREQVLRLTQKEQVLEKRLESVCEENAELRASLASLHTRLALHDQLNQQHSQQLAEAWQEVEVVRGRSQQLQAQVEELQEEVSLQEARSHGEASLLSELESSLETVGLGVGKEEIMQEMGSILQLLLPLTQKVNGSGRSGVLDQQEDLQAMLHRLKGVAQTLAQASSPEELNWAFVDKTGDQCGNPSAAQELRDQNVQLQQENAELRQKLQSVQGQAEVVQQAIRDRDEAIAKKNLMEVELVRSKNDMMSLNNQLLEAIQRKLELSQELEAWQDDIQIIINQQLRTQQQSEQPQKKPASNGMSFFRRPSRTTPTWSRQSSTSSSTWSSDADQDKTQSPWRDWLRRGKGVQYGK, from the exons ATGGATCGACTGGATGAATGGAGCTTTAAGTCCAAGAAAATGGACCTGGAGGAGGATTTCTACTTCGACTACGGAGCGGAGGAAATAACAGATTATCAAGACCCCAATGAACTTCTGGCTGCTTTGAaacaaaaggaggaagaggTTATTTTGGCAGCCCAGCTGGGAAACGCATTGCTCCTGGAAAACCGTCAGTTGAAAGAACAGAGCGAAAAACTTCACGATCAGTACGCGGACAAGCTTGAG GAGCTGGAGCAGGGCAGGCATGAGCTGCGGCTGAAGCTGGAGGGCTGCCAGTCCCAGTGGGAGAGCCAGGTGTTGGACCTGGAGAGAGATGTGAGGGACCTGAGCGCCCAGGTGGAGCGGCTCACCCAGGCGCTCAGCGAGGCCGAGAGGGACAAGAGTCGAGCCCAGCTGGAGCACAGCGAGCACACGCAGCGACTCAGGGAGGAGCTCAATACG gcgatggaggtggagagggcCATGTCCAGCGAACTGCAGGCTCTAAAACAGGAGCTCCAGCAAAAAGGAAGCCACAACAGGCCGCAGGATGAGGAGCTGATCAGTGCCATGAGGGAGCAG GTTTTGCGTCTCACCCAGAAGGAGCAGGTGCTAGAGAAGCGtttggagagtgtgtgtgaagaaaaCGCTGAGCTGAGGGCGAGTTTGGCCTCTTTACACACACGTCTGGCTCTGCATGACCAACTCAACCAGCAGCACAGCCAGCAG CTAGCTGAGGCAtggcaggaggtggaggtggtgcgGGGTCGCTCGCAGCAGCTGCAGGCCCAGGTGGAGGAGCTTCAGGAGGAGGTGTCCCTGCAGGAAGCCAGGAGCCACGGAGAAGCCTCCCTGCTATCCGAGCTGGAGAGCAGCCTGGAGACGGTGGGGCTGGGGGTCGGCAAAGAAGAG ATAATGCAAGAAATGGGGTCCATCCTTCAGCTACTGCTTCCACTGACCCAGAAGGTGAACGGCTCAGGGAGGTCAGGGGTCCTGGATCAACAGGAGGACCTGCAGGCCATGCTGCACAGGCTGAAGGGAGTGGCCCAAACCCTTGCACAGGCATCCAGCCCTGAG GAGCTGAATTGGGCTTTTGTGGACAAGACGGGTGATCAGTGTGGGAATCCAAGCGCAGCGCAGGAGCTGAGAGATCAG aacgtccagctgcagcaggaaaatgcTGAGCTGAGGCAGAAGCTGCAGAGCGTACAGGGACAAGCTGAGGTCGTCCAACAGGCCATCAGAGACCGAGATGAAGCCATAGCCAA GAAAAACCTGATGGAGGTCGAGTTGGTGAGAAGTAAAAATGATATGATGTCCCTGAACAACCAGTTATTAGAGGCCATCCAACGTAAACTGGAACTGTCTCAGGAGCTGGAGGCCTGGCAG GACGACATCCAGATCATCATCAACCAGCAGCTCAGAACTCAGCAGCAGTCCGAGCAGCCTCAGAAGAAGCCCGCCTCCAATGGCATGTCGTTCTTCCGCAGGCCCAGCAGGACGACTCCCACCTGGTCGCGTCAGtcctccacctcatcctcaACCTGGAGTTCAGACGCTGATCAAGACAAAACCCAGTCACCCTGGAGGGACTGGTTAAGACGTGGCAAAGGAGTGCAGTATGGCAAGTAA
- the ube4a gene encoding ubiquitin conjugation factor E4 A, giving the protein MTDQGNNNQNISCNPFAALFSSLADAKQFASGQKPQQQSAEPPLEDSGESQSDSENSVSDSVDDNDDSVAEISRSFRSRQELCEQLNVNHMIQRIFLITLDNSDPSLRGGNGIPPRCVYLEEMAADLDGQDWLDMDNIEQALFNRLLLLEPGNHLIYMTSCSAVNLSADRDAGEKCAIPYLFACYQRAKEEVTKVPEKLLSFAVRCKNLTVSNTRTVLLTPEIYISQNVYEQLLDLLLEGFSGAQPEEVVEFVEEVIAGLLSDQEVRTFEEVMVPVFDIFQGRIKDLDLCQPLLYSYLDVLLYFSHHKDIAKVLVEHIQPKDPANGLQYQKSLLGTVLSISCLLKTPGVVEGHGYFLNPSRSSAQETKVQEANIHQFMGQFHDKLHQVLKNLLQRSGETRHLLLSWLGSCLQANAGRAKIWANQMPEIFFQMYASDAFFLNLGAALLKLCQPFCRPRSPKLLTFNPTYCALKELSEEERRNRNVHARGLDKETCLIPVPPQQPVESAQSYSLLTENLILTQLTLHLGFHRLHEQMVKMNQSLHRLQVTWQEAQRTGNPMSEQLLEQFERLMIVYLSTKAATTQPAMLQCCLNLQASTAALLVQLGVGNQGPEHVALSFPLSSLQDTMLCYVPEFFAENLGDFFIFLRRFADDVLETSAESLEQILNFITVFMGNVERMKNPHLRAKLAEVLEAVMPHMEPVAPGAAQPIVYQRERVFCSYRHAPQLAEALITVFVDIEFTGDPHQFEQKFNYRRPMYPILKYMWGKDSYRESIKHLADYASENLEAMNPPLFLRFLNLLMNDAIFLLDEAIQYLSKIKVLQLERDRGEWEGLAPDARREKESSLQMFGQLGRFHNIMSNETIGTLAFLTSEIKGIFVHPFLAERIISMLNYFLQHLVGPKMGALKVKDFSEFDFKPQQLVSDICTIYLNLGDEENFCATVPKDGRSYSPTLFSQTVRVLKKINKPGDMIVAFGLLADKIKSHADRQQQEEETYSDAPDEFLDPIMSTLMLDPVLLPSSNVTVDRSTIARHLDQTDPFNRSPLTMDQIRPNEELKQQILQWLDKHKQERLQLGPSG; this is encoded by the exons ATGACTGACCAGGGCAACAACAACCAGAACATCTCCTGCAACCCCTTCGCTGCCCTCTTCAGCTCACTGGCTGATGCCAAACAGTTTGCATCAGGCCAGAAACCACAACAGCAGTCTGCTGAACCACCAT TGGAGGACTCAGGAGAGAGCCAGTCAGACTCAGAAAACTCTGTGTCAGACAGCGTTGATGACAATGACGACTCCGTGGCAGAGATCAGCCGCTCGTTCCGGTCCCGCCAGGAGCTGTGCGAACAGCTCAATGTCAATCACATGATCCAGCGAATATTTCTCATCACTCTGGACAACA GTGACCCCAGTCTAAGAGGAGGTAATGGGATCCCTCCTCGCTGTGTGTACCTGGAGGAGATGGCTGCAGATCTGGATGGACAGGACTGGCTGGATATGGACAACATAGAACAG GCTCTGTTCAACCGTCTGCTGCTGCTAGAGCCAGGAAACCACCTCATCTACATGACGTCATGCAGCGCTGTAAACCTGTCTGCAGATCGTGATGCAGGAGAGAAATGTGCCATCCCCTACCTATTTGCCTGTTACCAGAGGGCTAAAGAGGAG GTGACGAAGGTACCAGAGAAGTTACTGTCGTTTGCTGTTCGCTGTAAGAACCTGACAGTTTCAAATACACGGACAGTTCTTCTCACCCCAGAGATTTACATCAGCCAGAACGTCTACGAACAGCTTCTGGACCTGCTGCTGGAAGGTTTCAGTGGAGCAC AGCCAGAGGAGGTGGTTGAGTTTGTGGAGGAGGTCATTGCTGGCCTGCTCTCTGACCAGGAGGTGCGTACCTTCGAGGAGGTGATGGTTCCAGTGTTCGATATCTTCCAGGGACGCATCAAAGACTTGGACCTCTGCCAGCCTCTCCTTTATTCCTACTTAGATGTCCTCCTCTATTTCAGCCACCATAAAGATATTGCCAAG GTATTGGTGGAACATATTCAGCCCAAAGACCCAGCCAATGGTTTGCAGTACCAGAAGAGCCTGTTGGGGACAGTGTTGAGTATCTCTTGCTTGTTAAAAACCCCAGGTGTGGTAGAGGGGCATGGCTACTTCCTGAACCCCTCCCGCTCCAGCGCCCAGGAGACAAAGGTGCAGGAGGCCAACATCCACCAG TTTATGGGCCAGTTTCACGACAAGTTGCACCAGGTCTTGAAAAACTTGCTCCAGCGATCAGGCGAGACGCGCCACCTGCTGCTCTCGTGGCTGGGCAGCTGTCTGCAGGCTAACGCTGGTCGAGCCAAGATATGGGCCAATCAGATGCCCGAGATTTTCTTCCAGATGTATGCTTCAGATGCGTTCTTTTTAAATTTGGGTGCAGCTCTGCTGAAGCTGTGCCAGCCCTTCTGCAGGCCTCGTTCGCCCAAGCTGCTCACCTTCAACCCGACCTACTGTGCACTCAAAGAGCTGAGTGAAGAAGAGAGGCGCAACCGCAATGTGCATGCAAGAG GTCTCGACAAGGAAACCTGTCTGATCCCTGTGCCCCCTCAGCAGCCGGTGGAGTCTGCACAGTCCTACAGCCTGCTGACTGAAAACCTCATCCTCACACAGCTCACCCTGCATCTCGGCTTCCACAG GCTCCACGAGCAGATGGTGAAGATGAACCAGTCTCTCCACCGGCTCCAGGTGACGTGGCAGGAGGCCCAGCGAACTGGCAACCCGATGTCGGAGCAACTCCTGGAGCAGTTTGAGCGTCTGATGATTGTTTATCTGTCAACCAAAGCTGCCACTACGCAGCCAGCTATGCTGCAATGCTGCCTTAACCTCCAAgcctccactgctgctctgctggttCAGCTTGGTGTTGGAAACCAGGGGCCTGAGCATGTAGCACTCAGTTTCCCCCTGTCCTCCCTGCAGGATACTATGCTCTGCTATGTACCAG AGTTTTTTGCAGAAAACTTGGGAGATTTTTTCATCTTCCTGCGGCGATTCGCAGACGATGTCTTGGAGACTTCTGCAGAAAGTCTGGAGCAGATTCTTAACTTCATCACTGTCTTCATGGGAAATGTAGAGAG GATGAAGAACCCACACTTACGAGCAAAGCTTGCAGAGGTCTTAGAGGCGGTGATGCCACACATGGAGCCGGTGGCTCCTGGTGCTGCTCAGCCAATTGTTTACCAGCGAGAGAGAGTCTTCTGCTCCTACAGACATGCACCTCAGCTGGCCGAGGCCCTCATCACTGTGTTTGTAGACATTGAATTCACAG gtgatCCTCATCAGTTTGAACAGAAATTCAACTACAGGAGACCCATGTATCCCATCCTCAAGTACATGTGGGGCAAAGACAGCTATAGAGAGAGCATCAAG CATTTGGCCGACTATGCATCTGAGAACCTGGAGGCCATGAACCCCCCTCTGTTCCTCAGGTTCCTCAACCTACTGATGAATGATGCCATCTTCCTACTGGACGAGGCTATTCAG TACCTGAGTAAAATCAAGGTTCTGCAGCTGGAGCGGGATCGAGGAGAGTGGGAAGGCCTGGCCCCTGATGCCCGAAGGGAGAAGGAGTCAAGCCTACAGATGTTTGGACAGCTGGGACGCTTCCACAACATCATGTCTAATGAGACCATCGGCACACTGGCCTTTCTCACCTCAG aaATCAAGGGGATATTTGTGCACCCCTTCCTGGCTGAGAGGATCATCTCCATGCTGAACTACTTCCTGCAGCACCTGGTGGGTCCTAAAATGGGTGCCCTTAAAGTCAAGGACTTCAGTGAGTTTGACTTCAAGCCCCAGCAGCTGGTCTCTGACATCTGCACCATCTACCTGAACCTGGG TGACGAGGAGAATTTCTGTGCTACAGTCCCAAAGGATGGACGATCGTACTCTCCGACCCTCTTCTCCCAGACCGTTAGGGTACTGAAGAAGATCAACAAGCCTGGAGACATGATAGTAGCTTTTGGACTTCTTGCTGATAAAATAAAg TCccatgcagacagacagcaacaggaagaggagacatACTCAGATGCTCCAGATGAGTTCTTGGACCCCATCATGTCCACTCTGATGCTAGATCCTGTTCTTCTGCCCTCTTCTAATGTTACAGTAGACCGCTCAACTATAGCAAGGCACCT TGATCAGACAGACCCGTTCAATCGCAGTCCTCTAACCATGGACCAGATCAGGCCAAATGAGGAACTCAAACAGCAGATCTTACAGTGGCTGGATAAGCATAAGCAGGAGAGGCTGCAGCTGGGACCCAGTGGCTAG